Proteins co-encoded in one Quercus robur chromosome 8, dhQueRobu3.1, whole genome shotgun sequence genomic window:
- the LOC126696387 gene encoding uncharacterized protein LOC126696387: MEALETVELVEGEANKMTKIGTTLSPEMRTRLIRFLKENLDVFAWSHEDVLGIAPEVIQHNLNVNPEWKPVQQRRRTFAPERDQAVAEEVTKLLTAGFIREVYYPEWLANVILLKKANRKWRMCVDSTDLNMACPKNRFPLPRIDQLVDSTAGHKLLTFMDAFSGYNQIKMAEEDQEKTAFITSQGLYCYKVMPFRLKNAGATYQRLVNKMFSQQIGRNMEVYVDDMLVKSKEKLTHLDDLKETFATLKEHQMRLNPSKCVFGVASGKFLGFMVSQRGIEANPEKVRAIIDMKSPRTVKEVQKLTGRIVALNRFVSRAIEKCRPFFKTLKQAFAWTNECEAAFQELKRYLSNPPLLSPSKEGEDLYLYLAVLASAVSVALIREEGTRQLPVYYVNQAFQGAESKHPRIEKIAFVLIVASRKLRTAIKAQALADFIAEFTLPDENRLTDKADRWTIQTDGSSAQRKGGVGVVITTPDGEVLRYEVQLKFPATNNEAEYEGILTGLRLGKALGAKNLLIQNDSKLVIGQIRGDYEAKEERMQKYLRLTKHLTREFDTVEFVQIPRSQNMGADEVSKLASLEKWEISVDLTMEIQKHPSIEEVSTFAIQSANSWMTPIMSFLQDGHLPQNTEEAKKVKKRAARFTILNDALYKRGFSMPYLKCVDKEEARYILEEIHRGVCGDHAGPRSLVNKVIRAGYFWPTMQVDAVEIVKRCDKCQRYRNIQRLPVEKLTTISSPWPFAQWGIDIVGPLPQGKGQIIKTKLDDAKGAWLEELPNVLWAYRTTARTPIGETPFRLTYGTKAVIPVEVGVTSVRRGTFKLECNDDELRLNLDCLDEVRDNASSRMTKYQLKMAEYYNKRVKLRRLDIGDLVLRKTTIATKDPAQGKLGPTWEGPYRVTHYSRQGSYHLETMDRQRLPRPWNIKHLKKYHK, encoded by the exons ATGGAGGCCTTGGAAACAGTGGAATTGGTAGAAGGAGAAGCGAACAAGATGACCAAGATAGGAACGACGTTAAGCCCCGAGATGAGAACAAGACTCATAAGGTTCCTTAAAGAGAATCtagatgtcttcgcatggagCCACGAGGACGTGTTGGGCATAGCTCCAGAAGTCATCCAGCATAACTTGAATGTGAACCCGGAATGGAAACCCGTCCAGCAAAGACGAAGAACCTTCGCCCCAGAACGAGATCAAGCAGTTGCAGAGGAAGTTACCAAACTCCTGACGGCAGGGTTCATCCGGGAGGTGTACTATCCTGAATGGCTCGCGAACGTCATCCTATTAAAGAAAGCAAAcagaaaatggaggatgtgtgtagactcCACCGACCTGAACATGGCATGCCCAAAGAATAGGTTCCCTCTACCGAGAATAGACCAGCTCGTGGACTCTACAGCTGGGCACAAGTTACTGACGTTCATGGATGCCTTCTCAGGGTATaaccagataaagatggctgaggaagaccaggagaaaacCGCTTTCATCACAAGTCAGGGACTCTActgttacaaggtaatgccttttCGATTGAAGAATGCTGGGGCTACGTATCAGAGGTTGGTAAATAAAATGTTCAGTCAACAGATTGGCAGGAACATGGAAGTATACGTGGACGATATGCTTGTCAAGAGTAAGGAAAAGCTCACACATCTGGACGACCTGAAGGAGACGTTTGCAACACTCAAAGAACACCAGATGAGGTTGAATCCAAGtaagtgtgtttttggggtagctTCGGGAAAAttcctgggattcatggtgtcccaaagaggaatagaagcaaacccagaGAAAGTGCGAGCCATCATCGACATGAAGTCACCCAGGACCGTCAAGGAAGTTCAAAAACTCACAGGTAGGATAGTAGCTTTGAACAGGTTCGTCTCCAGGGCTATAGAAAAATGCCGGCCCTTTTTCAAGACCTTGAAGCAGGCTTTCGCCTGGACCAACGAATGCGAAGCAGCGTTCCAGGAACTAAAGCGTTACCTGAGCAATCCGCCCCTCTTAagcccgtccaaagaaggggaAGACCTATACTTATACTTGGCAGTGTTAGCCTCGGCAGTAAGTGTAGCCCTGATCAGAGAAGAGGGCACGAGGCAGCTCCCAGTTTACTACGTCAACCAAGCCTTCCAAGGGGCCGAGTCCAAGCACCCAAGGATTGAAAAGATCGCGTTTGTGTTAATAGTAGCCTCGCGCAAGCTAAG AACGGCGATCAAGGCGCAAGCTCTGGCGGACTTCATCGCAGAGTTCACCCTTCCAGACGAAAACAGACTTACCGACAAAGCAGATAGATGGACGATACAAActgatggttcgtcagcccagaggaaggggggagtaggggtcgttATAACCACCCCCGATGGAGAGGTACTGAGATATGAGGTCCAACTAAAGTTTCCGGCTACCAACAACGAAGCTGAATACGAGGGGATACTGACGGGATTGAGGCTTGGAAAGGCACTTGGAGCTAAGAACCTGTTAATCCAAAATGATTCAAAACTAGTAATCGGGCAGATTAGAGGGGATTACGAAGCgaaggaagaaaggatgcagaagTACCTCAGGCTGACGAAACACCTAACTCGGGAATTCGATACCGTGGAGTTTGTGCAAATCCCAAGAAGCCAGAATATGGGGGCAGACGAAGTCTCGAAGCTAGCGTCATTAGAAAAATGGGAGATTAGCGTGGATTTGACGATGGAAATCCAGAAACACCCCAGCATTGAAGAGGTCTCGACATTCGCCATCCAGAGCGCCAACAGCTGGATGACACCTATAATGTCCTTCCTCCAGGACGGGCACCTCCCTCAGAACACAGAAGAAGCTAAAAAGGTCAAGAAGAGGGCAGCCAGGTTCACAATCCTTAATGACGCcttatacaagagaggcttctccatGCCTTATTTGAAGTGTGTCGACAAAGAAGAGGCTAGATACATATTGGAAGAAATCCATAGAGGAGTTTGCGGCGACCACGCTGGCCCTAGATCCCTGGTGAACAAGGTAATACGGGCAGGATATTTCTGGCCAACTATGCAGGTGGACGCTGTTGAGATCGTCAAGAGGTGCGACAAGTGCCAGCGATACAGGAACATACAACGGCTTCCAGTAGAGAAACTGACGACCATATCCtccccgtggccatttgcacagtGGGGGATCGACATCGTCGGCCCACtaccccaaggtaaaggtcag ATTATCAAAACCAAGCTGGACGACGCGAAGGGTGCCTGGCTAGAAGAATTACCTAACGTCCTGTGGGCTTATAGAACCACAGCAAGAACCCCAATAGGAGAGACccccttcaggcttacctatgGCACGAAAGCAGTAATCCCAGTCGAAGTGGGAGTAACAAGTGTCAGACGAGGGACATTCAAGTTAGAGTGCAATGACGATGAACTGCGACTCAACCTGGACTGTCTGGACGAAGTAAGAGACAACGCATCCAGTAGGATGACGAAGTACCAGTTGAAGATGGCCGAATACTACAATAAGAGGGTTAAACTCAGACGACTGGATATAGGAGACCTCGTCCTGCGCAAGACCACCATAGCAACTAAAGACCCTGCCCAAGGAAAGCTGGGTCCCACATGGGAAGGGCCTTACCGAGTTACTCACTACTCAAGACAAGGCAGTTACCACCTTGAAACCATGGACAGACAAAGACTccctcgaccatggaacatcaagcatttaaaaaagtacCACAAGTAG